One region of Dysidea avara chromosome 1, odDysAvar1.4, whole genome shotgun sequence genomic DNA includes:
- the LOC136247365 gene encoding uncharacterized protein, with product MITQIDTILLEDSPDIAKLSQLKLSLQEKLETIKILDGELLDIVEESELATEIEQADGFKEGIYTAIIKIDKSTAMAHARTSVDTTEPHPLPVARDRVKLPKLVLRPFNGDVTNWTTFWESFDSSVHSNRDLSDIDKFNYLNSLLTGTAREAVAGLSLTSANYGEAVAIL from the coding sequence ATGATTACTCAAATTGACACTATCCTACTTGAAGATTCACCTGATATAGCTAAGTTGTCACAACTGAAGCTAAGTTTACAGGAGAAATTGGAGACCATCAAGATACTTGATGGAGAATTACTGGACATAGTGGAAGAGAGCGAACTTGCAACAGAGATTGAACAGGCTGATGGCTTTAAGGAAGGTATCTACACAGCTATTATTAAGATAGATAAAAGCACTGCGATGGCCCATGCCCGAACCTCTGTTGACACAACTGAACCTCATCCCTTGCCAGTTGCACGTGATAGAGTGAAATTACCTAAGCTTGTACTGAGACCTTTTAATGGGGATGTGACCAACTGGACTACATTCTGGGAATCATTCGACTCTTCTGTCCATAGCAACAGGGATCTATCAGATATTGATAAATTTAATTACTTGAACTCACTTTTGACTGGCACAGCTCGAGAGGCTGTGGCTGGACTTTCACTGACCTCAGCGAATTATGGAGAAGCTGTAGCCATCCTTTAA